A stretch of the SAR202 cluster bacterium genome encodes the following:
- a CDS encoding FAD-dependent oxidoreductase, producing MKSNDFFATSYPPSIRRSVAVVGGGVMGLWTALAITRQSQGRTKVRLFEARQVGHAGAASADVTRVFRHLHGPDEQTIRWTLEAGRGWEYLGNAANQHLLHRTGVLFLRHRERPGDTPSLHAQPFTTTREWMEASVEALEALDIPYKRLDKKDLARAYPQFRSADIEEAVLDTRAGFLEAAESLKALLALCKQAGVECHEAERVKAVRSNNEGCAIEVDGGRGYTAQAVVITANGWTADLLPVPSNILTITEQPLVYLSPPSNFSPFAEGRLPVFISLNTDCYGFPIHQDVIKVADDRPLRTLTHPDQRQPASDKYVQSVLERVAGFVPDLKNTSVARTHVCFYDRSRDGQFILDAWDTDSRIVFGCGFSGRGFKFAPVVGERLGRFAVTGERPEDLAPFQLGRFEA from the coding sequence ATGAAATCCAACGACTTTTTTGCCACATCATACCCTCCATCGATACGCCGCAGTGTTGCGGTAGTGGGCGGTGGGGTGATGGGCCTTTGGACAGCCCTGGCTATCACAAGACAGAGCCAGGGCAGGACCAAGGTCCGTCTCTTCGAGGCGCGACAGGTGGGACACGCCGGCGCCGCTTCCGCCGACGTCACCCGCGTCTTCCGCCACCTCCACGGCCCAGATGAGCAGACCATCCGATGGACGCTTGAGGCCGGGCGAGGCTGGGAGTACCTCGGTAATGCTGCCAACCAGCACCTCCTCCATCGCACCGGCGTCCTCTTCCTTCGCCACCGAGAGCGCCCCGGCGACACACCCAGCCTCCACGCCCAGCCCTTCACCACTACCCGAGAGTGGATGGAGGCCTCAGTAGAGGCTCTAGAAGCCCTCGACATACCGTACAAGCGCCTGGACAAAAAAGATTTAGCCCGCGCCTATCCCCAGTTTCGAAGCGCAGACATAGAAGAAGCGGTTCTCGATACCCGCGCTGGGTTTCTTGAAGCCGCCGAGTCGCTTAAAGCGCTGCTGGCGCTGTGTAAACAAGCTGGCGTGGAATGCCACGAGGCCGAGCGGGTTAAAGCTGTCCGTAGTAATAATGAGGGCTGCGCAATTGAGGTTGACGGCGGTCGCGGCTACACGGCCCAGGCAGTCGTTATCACCGCCAACGGCTGGACCGCCGACCTCCTCCCCGTGCCATCCAACATCCTCACTATTACCGAGCAGCCCTTGGTTTATCTTTCGCCGCCCTCCAACTTCTCACCCTTCGCGGAAGGTCGGTTGCCAGTTTTCATATCGCTGAACACGGACTGTTACGGCTTTCCCATCCACCAGGACGTCATTAAAGTCGCCGACGACCGCCCTCTACGCACTCTTACCCACCCAGACCAGCGCCAGCCGGCATCGGATAAATACGTTCAGTCGGTGCTGGAAAGGGTGGCTGGCTTTGTGCCGGACCTTAAGAACACATCGGTGGCCCGCACCCACGTCTGCTTCTATGACCGCTCCCGCGACGGCCAGTTCATCCTCGACGCCTGGGACACCGACAGCCGCATTGTCTTCGGCTGTGGTTTTAGCGGGCGGGGCTTTAAGTTTGCGCCGGTAGTGGGGGAGCGACTGGGCCGATTCGCCGTCACGGGCGAGAGGCCGGAGGACCTGGCCCCCTTCCAATTGGGACGCTTCGAGGCCTAG
- a CDS encoding nuclear transport factor 2 family protein: MTTPFSDAKAVLEANQAFYKAFESLDIQRMEGVWLHSDEIRCVHPGWALLSGWDEVMQSWARIFENSALMQLRISDADVQVSADLAWVVCTENITSVVGSNVSQFQVQATNVFARRKGQWRIMHHHGSPIGG; encoded by the coding sequence ATGACCACTCCCTTCAGCGACGCCAAAGCCGTCCTCGAAGCCAACCAGGCCTTCTATAAAGCCTTCGAAAGCCTGGACATCCAGCGCATGGAGGGCGTATGGCTCCATAGCGATGAAATTCGGTGTGTCCATCCTGGCTGGGCGCTGCTGTCGGGTTGGGACGAGGTTATGCAAAGCTGGGCCCGCATTTTCGAGAACAGCGCCTTGATGCAGTTACGCATCTCTGACGCCGACGTGCAGGTCTCCGCCGATCTGGCCTGGGTAGTCTGTACAGAGAACATCACCAGCGTCGTTGGCAGCAACGTATCCCAGTTCCAGGTCCAGGCCACCAACGTTTTCGCCCGCCGCAAGGGCCAATGGCGCATAATGCACCACCACGGCTCGCCGATCGGGGGTTGA
- a CDS encoding TMEM165/GDT1 family protein, with the protein MEWKLLASTFGLLFVAELGDKTQLAVITLTANSNKPITIFIGAALALAMVTLLGVVLGGVVTRFVPIEWVSKAAAVAFIGIGVLMLFGKF; encoded by the coding sequence ATGGAGTGGAAACTGCTGGCGAGCACCTTCGGACTGCTATTCGTCGCCGAACTGGGGGACAAGACCCAGTTGGCGGTGATAACCCTGACGGCTAACTCCAACAAACCGATAACCATATTCATAGGGGCGGCGCTGGCGCTGGCGATGGTGACGCTGCTGGGTGTGGTGTTAGGAGGAGTGGTTACTCGATTCGTACCCATCGAGTGGGTGTCTAAGGCGGCGGCGGTGGCGTTTATTGGGATAGGGGTGCTGATGCTGTTTGGGAAGTTTTAG
- a CDS encoding DUF167 domain-containing protein: MEPIQRRRPDALSIPIQRPGVTATPYSVVRVRVQPGAKKPGVVGYEAGVLRLKVSEPPLEGRANEAVVEMMAQLLGVRRSKVSLIGGEGSREKTLRVEGLSQGQAEVRLMTAARTGN, encoded by the coding sequence ATGGAACCGATTCAAAGAAGGCGACCTGATGCGCTCTCGATACCGATACAGCGTCCTGGCGTGACGGCGACACCCTACTCCGTCGTCCGAGTGCGGGTGCAGCCCGGGGCCAAGAAGCCGGGAGTGGTGGGTTACGAGGCAGGAGTGCTGAGGCTCAAGGTCTCGGAGCCGCCGCTGGAGGGCAGGGCCAACGAGGCGGTGGTGGAGATGATGGCGCAGCTATTGGGGGTGCGGCGGTCGAAGGTGTCGCTGATAGGGGGCGAGGGGTCGCGAGAGAAGACGCTGCGTGTCGAGGGGTTGTCTCAGGGGCAGGCGGAGGTCCGGCTCATGACGGCGGCTAGGACTGGAAACTAA
- a CDS encoding FAD-binding oxidoreductase → MRKTAEAVIIGGGVTGCSALYYLATLGMRDVALLEQDVLASGGSGRSQAILRMHYSNPITAGMAWKSLDVFQNFQEIVGQSAGYVRTGYFAIVKPEDVTPLKQNVAMQQDLGIDTRLVSHHEVKDLAPMLEVSDAGAIAYEPQSGYADPYLTATGFAHRAREMGAEVYMRAGATSVITAGGKVTGVETPKGFISTPRVLVAAGPWTPRLLQPLGLELPITTTRHQVVMVRRPQGLLPQHPTVGDIAQEFSFRPDAEDLTLIGIGEGEAEVNHYEQGVDQATVEEAITKLVRRMPAMAEGYFRGGWSGLFDVTPDWHPVMDSAPGVDGLYMAAGFSGHGFKLSPMVGMSMAELMTNGRATTFDLRPLRWNRFKEGDLMRSRYRYSVLA, encoded by the coding sequence ATGCGTAAGACCGCGGAAGCTGTAATTATCGGCGGGGGTGTGACCGGGTGCAGCGCTCTGTATTACCTGGCCACCCTGGGCATGCGAGACGTGGCGTTGCTGGAGCAGGACGTGCTAGCGTCTGGAGGCAGCGGCCGCTCCCAGGCCATCCTGCGGATGCACTACTCCAACCCTATCACCGCCGGCATGGCGTGGAAGAGCCTGGATGTCTTTCAGAATTTTCAAGAAATTGTTGGACAGTCCGCGGGCTATGTGCGGACGGGCTATTTCGCCATCGTGAAGCCGGAGGACGTGACGCCTCTTAAGCAGAACGTGGCGATGCAGCAGGACCTGGGTATCGACACGCGGCTGGTATCCCATCATGAAGTGAAGGACCTGGCGCCAATGCTGGAGGTCTCCGACGCCGGCGCCATCGCCTACGAGCCGCAATCGGGTTACGCGGACCCGTATCTGACCGCGACAGGCTTCGCCCACCGCGCTCGCGAGATGGGCGCCGAGGTATATATGCGGGCGGGCGCGACCAGCGTCATCACCGCTGGCGGCAAGGTCACGGGTGTCGAGACGCCTAAAGGCTTTATATCGACGCCGCGGGTGCTGGTAGCGGCGGGGCCGTGGACGCCTCGACTGCTGCAGCCGCTGGGCCTGGAACTGCCCATCACTACTACTCGACACCAGGTGGTCATGGTGCGGCGACCCCAGGGGCTTCTGCCGCAGCACCCCACCGTCGGTGACATCGCTCAGGAGTTCTCCTTTCGTCCCGACGCTGAGGACTTGACCCTTATCGGCATCGGCGAGGGGGAGGCGGAGGTTAACCACTACGAGCAAGGCGTTGACCAGGCCACGGTGGAGGAGGCGATAACCAAACTGGTGCGTCGAATGCCGGCCATGGCCGAGGGGTATTTTCGAGGGGGCTGGTCGGGGCTGTTCGACGTGACGCCGGACTGGCACCCGGTGATGGACTCGGCGCCGGGCGTCGATGGGCTGTATATGGCGGCGGGGTTCAGCGGCCACGGGTTCAAGCTGTCGCCCATGGTTGGGATGTCTATGGCAGAGCTTATGACTAATGGCAGGGCTACAACCTTCGACCTGCGGCCTCTGCGATGGAACCGATTCAAAGAAGGCGACCTGATGCGCTCTCGATACCGATACAGCGTCCTGGCGTGA
- a CDS encoding beta-lactamase family protein, which translates to MATQAPAAHKLDPKKLDKVKTLFQKQLDQGLHPGAAMAVYHNGKPVLDLYGGVANKESKQPVTKDTLFVTYSCSKALAAFCWLVMWERGQIELNRPIAEVWPEFGKNGKEKITYRQVLTHTGGFPDTPTELTYDKMVKWDAAVKAMENAKPKYQPGQVIAYHSINFGFVIGEIIRRVDGRTISQFLKDEVTGPLGIKDIHIGLPAKDEKRVAKAYSMPGFERPEAVDFYNTPACHQAAIPAANGIATARDLGRFYGMLSMGGTLDGADIIRSGAIKGAIMKQVEGTDINDQRRQVKLGLGFALDAAPMGKPANAGKNRPAVFGHGGMGSCIAFADLETRLAVAILTSGIQPEPKNTQRLSALSQAVWDALG; encoded by the coding sequence ATGGCTACCCAGGCGCCCGCCGCTCACAAGCTCGACCCCAAGAAGCTGGACAAGGTCAAGACCCTTTTCCAGAAGCAGCTAGACCAGGGCCTTCACCCCGGCGCGGCCATGGCCGTCTATCACAACGGCAAGCCCGTCCTCGACCTCTACGGCGGCGTCGCCAACAAGGAGTCGAAGCAGCCCGTCACCAAGGACACCCTCTTCGTCACCTATTCCTGCTCCAAAGCCCTGGCCGCCTTCTGCTGGCTGGTCATGTGGGAGCGAGGCCAGATCGAGCTGAACCGTCCCATCGCCGAGGTATGGCCGGAGTTCGGCAAGAACGGCAAGGAGAAGATTACCTATCGACAGGTCCTCACCCACACCGGCGGCTTTCCCGACACCCCCACCGAACTGACCTACGACAAGATGGTCAAGTGGGACGCCGCCGTCAAAGCCATGGAGAACGCCAAGCCCAAGTACCAGCCCGGTCAGGTCATCGCGTACCACTCCATAAACTTCGGCTTCGTGATCGGTGAAATTATCCGCCGCGTCGATGGCCGCACCATCAGCCAGTTCCTGAAGGACGAAGTCACCGGCCCCCTGGGCATCAAAGACATCCATATCGGCCTGCCGGCCAAGGACGAGAAGCGCGTCGCCAAAGCCTACTCCATGCCCGGCTTCGAGCGCCCCGAGGCCGTGGACTTCTACAACACCCCCGCCTGCCACCAGGCCGCCATCCCCGCCGCCAACGGCATCGCCACCGCGCGGGACCTGGGCCGCTTCTACGGTATGCTCTCCATGGGCGGCACCCTGGACGGGGCGGATATCATTCGATCCGGCGCCATCAAGGGCGCGATTATGAAGCAGGTGGAAGGCACCGACATCAACGACCAGCGGCGGCAGGTCAAGCTGGGCCTGGGCTTCGCCCTCGACGCAGCGCCCATGGGGAAACCCGCCAACGCCGGCAAGAACCGGCCCGCCGTCTTTGGACACGGCGGCATGGGCAGCTGCATCGCCTTCGCCGACCTTGAAACGCGGCTGGCTGTGGCCATTCTCACCAGCGGCATCCAGCCCGAGCCCAAGAACACCCAACGCCTCTCCGCTCTGTCCCAGGCTGTCTGGGACGCGCTGGGGTAG
- a CDS encoding SDR family oxidoreductase — protein MGDRLKGKVALITGGASGIGKATVMLFLREGAKVMVADRNRRGIDETVAEGRKISRSVYGVAADVSKLDQISAMVSATVKKFGRIDALVNAAGVLVLTPEIEDVDERDWDQIMDTNLKGLFFCTQSTVRQMLKQGSGSIVNIASITGYQGQTRSIAYSISKAAVMHLTKVAASQCTPRGIRVNAVAPGLIDTPQARGSSQSAEALARGAANHPMGRIGQPEEMAEVILFLASDASSFISGETILADGGSMAGGRQV, from the coding sequence ATGGGCGACAGGCTTAAAGGCAAGGTAGCCCTTATCACCGGCGGGGCCTCGGGTATCGGCAAAGCCACGGTCATGCTATTTTTGCGCGAGGGCGCCAAGGTAATGGTGGCTGACCGCAACCGTCGAGGCATCGACGAGACCGTGGCGGAAGGCCGAAAAATCAGCCGCAGCGTCTATGGCGTGGCGGCGGACGTGTCCAAACTCGACCAAATCAGCGCCATGGTGTCGGCGACAGTCAAGAAGTTTGGTCGGATCGATGCGCTGGTCAATGCGGCGGGCGTGCTGGTGCTGACGCCCGAGATAGAGGACGTGGACGAGCGAGACTGGGACCAGATCATGGACACCAACCTCAAGGGGTTGTTTTTCTGCACCCAGTCCACAGTGCGGCAGATGCTGAAGCAGGGCAGCGGGTCGATTGTGAACATCGCGTCGATTACAGGTTACCAGGGCCAGACTCGGTCCATCGCCTACTCGATAAGCAAGGCGGCAGTGATGCACCTGACCAAGGTGGCCGCCAGCCAGTGCACACCCAGGGGGATTCGCGTCAACGCCGTCGCGCCGGGGTTAATCGACACGCCCCAGGCCCGGGGCAGCAGCCAGAGCGCCGAGGCGTTGGCTCGCGGCGCGGCCAATCACCCCATGGGGCGCATCGGCCAGCCGGAAGAGATGGCGGAAGTTATACTTTTCCTGGCCTCCGACGCTTCGTCCTTTATCAGCGGCGAGACTATCCTGGCCGACGGCGGCTCGATGGCGGGCGGGAGGCAGGTGTAG
- a CDS encoding SDR family oxidoreductase — MGDRLKGKVALVVGGATGMGRATSVLFAKEGAKVMIADRNRAGMEETAKLAGKYSKTVDTVVVDVSKWDQVKEMVDATVKKYGKIDVQVNLAAVLQLCPPLAEIEERDWDLIIDINLKGVFLCMKAAIPEMIKNGGGAIVNISSSAGLDAWTRSLPYNISKVGVIHITSVAAGQYTSKGIRINCVVPGSVDTPQARGSTQSAEAIGNVKNWHPMHRIGQPEEIANVILFLASDEASYVAGTTYIADGGARAGYGRR, encoded by the coding sequence ATGGGTGACAGGCTGAAGGGTAAGGTGGCCCTGGTGGTGGGCGGCGCGACGGGCATGGGCAGGGCTACGTCGGTGCTGTTTGCCAAAGAAGGGGCCAAGGTCATGATCGCCGACCGCAACCGCGCGGGGATGGAGGAGACGGCCAAGCTGGCGGGGAAGTATTCCAAAACCGTAGACACCGTGGTTGTCGACGTGTCTAAGTGGGACCAGGTAAAGGAAATGGTAGACGCCACGGTAAAGAAGTACGGCAAGATCGACGTGCAGGTGAACCTGGCGGCGGTCCTCCAGTTGTGCCCTCCCTTGGCGGAGATCGAGGAGCGGGACTGGGACTTAATCATCGACATCAACTTGAAGGGCGTCTTCCTGTGCATGAAGGCGGCCATACCGGAGATGATAAAGAACGGCGGCGGGGCCATAGTCAACATATCGTCTTCAGCAGGGTTGGACGCGTGGACGCGCTCGTTGCCGTATAACATTAGCAAGGTGGGCGTGATTCACATAACCTCCGTGGCGGCGGGCCAGTACACCTCCAAGGGTATTCGAATCAACTGCGTAGTGCCCGGGTCGGTGGACACGCCCCAGGCGCGGGGCAGCACCCAGAGCGCCGAGGCAATTGGAAACGTGAAGAACTGGCACCCTATGCATCGCATCGGCCAGCCGGAAGAGATTGCCAACGTTATCCTGTTCCTGGCCTCCGACGAGGCTTCCTACGTAGCGGGCACAACCTACATAGCGGACGGCGGCGCGCGGGCCGGCTATGGCCGCAGGTAA
- a CDS encoding phosphoadenylyl-sulfate reductase, whose protein sequence is MQTDLTPEQIHELVDGLHFAQKVDRSLNLIAETYEKYGDRMVVANSLGKDSLVVWHLAKRVSPKIGGFVVTTRYKPKETVQFMNDLVAQHPEVRVFKNDTPQPDRLYASDPDQCCYNLKVLPTRWAIEQMNVECWVTGLRCTEGRTRTNFREIEELDPGLVKLNPILLWHEREVWQYLALHQVKVNPLYELGYRSLGCAPCTSIATGPNERAGRWIGTSKCGGECGIHTKPLKVAAKA, encoded by the coding sequence ATGCAGACCGATTTGACCCCCGAACAGATCCATGAACTAGTCGACGGCCTCCACTTCGCTCAAAAAGTGGACCGCTCCCTAAACCTCATCGCCGAGACCTATGAAAAGTACGGCGACCGCATGGTGGTAGCCAACAGCCTGGGCAAAGACTCCCTGGTCGTCTGGCACCTGGCCAAGCGCGTCAGCCCCAAAATTGGCGGCTTTGTTGTCACCACCCGATATAAACCCAAAGAGACCGTACAGTTCATGAACGACCTGGTGGCGCAGCATCCCGAGGTGCGGGTCTTTAAAAACGACACCCCTCAGCCCGACCGCCTCTACGCCTCCGACCCCGACCAGTGCTGCTACAACCTCAAGGTCCTGCCTACTCGCTGGGCCATTGAGCAGATGAACGTCGAATGCTGGGTTACCGGCCTGCGCTGCACCGAGGGCCGCACCCGCACCAACTTCCGCGAGATCGAAGAGCTAGACCCGGGCCTGGTCAAGCTCAACCCCATTCTTCTGTGGCATGAGCGCGAGGTGTGGCAGTACCTGGCGCTGCACCAGGTGAAGGTAAACCCGCTGTATGAGCTGGGCTATCGCTCGCTAGGCTGCGCCCCCTGCACCTCCATAGCCACCGGCCCCAACGAGCGCGCCGGTCGATGGATCGGCACCAGCAAGTGCGGCGGCGAGTGCGGCATCCATACCAAGCCGCTAAAGGTGGCGGCCAAGGCTTAA
- a CDS encoding CinA family protein encodes MRCRRGGYIFQPMPSERDLQDAAQRVARLLTQQGLTIAVAEATGCGLTGYLLTSVPGSSKFFLGGIAPYSRQAKLNVLKMDAAALDEHGSVSRESALDMARRVREVFGTDIGLAETGVAGPGGGTAQKPVGLCFVALSSKDSKDDCQAHNFTGDRGAVRQQTALTALKMTESFIN; translated from the coding sequence TTGCGTTGCCGCCGCGGCGGGTATATCTTCCAGCCCATGCCATCGGAACGCGACCTTCAAGACGCCGCCCAGCGTGTGGCCCGCCTGCTGACCCAGCAAGGCCTGACCATCGCCGTCGCCGAGGCTACGGGCTGCGGCCTCACGGGCTACCTGCTCACCAGCGTCCCGGGCAGCTCAAAATTCTTCCTTGGAGGCATCGCGCCATATTCTCGGCAGGCCAAGTTAAATGTCCTCAAGATGGACGCCGCTGCCCTGGACGAACATGGCTCCGTCAGTCGAGAATCGGCGCTGGATATGGCGCGGCGGGTGCGTGAAGTCTTTGGCACTGACATCGGCCTGGCGGAAACGGGCGTCGCAGGCCCTGGCGGCGGCACGGCGCAGAAGCCCGTGGGCCTCTGCTTTGTCGCCCTTTCTTCGAAAGATAGCAAAGACGACTGTCAGGCGCACAACTTTACTGGTGACCGGGGAGCGGTGCGACAGCAAACAGCACTGACAGCCCTAAAGATGACGGAAAGTTTTATCAATTGA
- a CDS encoding DUF1905 domain-containing protein, with product MGDLPQPGAAGQEVVSLLRPPSPVQTFEARLESDHDSGAWAGIRVPFDAEMVLGSKGRISVTGLINSVPYESSIFPMGDGTHFMHINKTQQKQAGVSVGALMTVSMEAAIANNELDVPSDLLDFLRENPQALAEFEKRTHAFKKEYISWIESAKQPETRLRRIKRAVAKIAAGRRMYD from the coding sequence GTGGGAGACCTACCCCAGCCTGGCGCTGCCGGTCAAGAAGTAGTTTCTCTACTAAGACCACCATCGCCAGTGCAGACGTTTGAAGCCAGGCTGGAGTCCGACCACGACAGCGGCGCCTGGGCCGGCATCCGAGTCCCCTTCGACGCCGAGATGGTCTTAGGCAGCAAAGGGCGCATCTCTGTAACCGGCCTGATTAACAGCGTGCCTTACGAGTCCTCCATCTTTCCCATGGGCGACGGCACCCACTTCATGCACATCAACAAAACCCAGCAAAAGCAAGCGGGCGTGAGCGTGGGCGCCCTGATGACCGTTAGCATGGAGGCGGCTATCGCTAACAATGAGCTTGATGTCCCGTCGGATCTCCTGGACTTCCTCCGCGAGAACCCTCAGGCCCTTGCGGAGTTTGAAAAGCGTACCCATGCTTTTAAGAAAGAATATATTTCATGGATCGAATCGGCCAAGCAGCCGGAAACTCGACTGCGGCGTATTAAGCGGGCCGTGGCCAAGATTGCCGCAGGCCGTCGCATGTACGACTAG
- the queG gene encoding tRNA epoxyqueuosine(34) reductase QueG: MDSIKALIKKHAREAGFDLVGVASAEAFDEHKAVTLERIRRGLMDGLPWFTEARVSRGADPQVLLPGAKSIISLGLSYHLPERPEAETTSGRVARYAWGDDYHQVMKARMKSYVEGLSRRLGREVRARWYVDDGPMLDRAAAHRAGIGWFGKNTNILSPSHGSWIFLGQVVTDLELEPDAPSKKTCGECVRCIVACPTGAIVAPYVLDNKRCISHLTIENRGPIPLELRPLMGDWVFGCDICQDVCPVNVKAEYSKEKAFQKKRFTTLELTELLEMTEEEFRLRFANSPIKRAKLWGLKRNACVALGNNGGDGSAVPALAKALRDEHPIVRGHAAWALGRLGGEEELKGRLGEEDDEDVREEIRRALGVGEG, from the coding sequence ATGGACTCCATAAAGGCATTGATCAAGAAGCACGCCCGTGAGGCGGGATTTGACCTGGTGGGCGTGGCGTCGGCGGAGGCCTTCGACGAGCATAAGGCCGTGACGCTGGAGCGCATTCGGCGGGGCCTGATGGACGGCCTGCCCTGGTTTACCGAGGCGCGGGTGTCCCGGGGCGCAGACCCACAAGTGTTGCTGCCTGGCGCGAAGTCGATTATATCGCTGGGCCTCAGCTACCACCTGCCGGAGCGGCCTGAAGCCGAGACAACGTCTGGACGGGTCGCGCGTTACGCCTGGGGTGACGACTACCATCAGGTGATGAAGGCCCGCATGAAGTCCTATGTGGAGGGGCTGTCACGGCGGCTGGGCAGGGAGGTGCGGGCGAGGTGGTATGTGGACGACGGGCCTATGCTGGATAGGGCAGCAGCTCATCGGGCGGGCATAGGATGGTTCGGCAAAAACACCAACATCCTCAGCCCCAGCCACGGCTCGTGGATATTCTTGGGGCAGGTAGTAACAGACCTGGAATTGGAGCCGGATGCGCCGTCGAAGAAGACCTGCGGCGAGTGCGTGCGCTGCATCGTCGCGTGCCCCACGGGGGCTATCGTCGCGCCTTACGTCCTGGACAACAAACGGTGCATATCCCATCTGACCATCGAAAACCGAGGGCCCATACCGCTGGAACTCAGGCCGCTGATGGGCGACTGGGTCTTCGGCTGCGACATCTGCCAGGACGTCTGTCCGGTGAACGTTAAGGCCGAATACTCGAAAGAGAAAGCGTTCCAGAAGAAGCGGTTTACGACACTGGAATTGACCGAGTTATTAGAAATGACGGAGGAGGAGTTCCGCCTGAGATTTGCCAACAGCCCCATCAAGCGGGCAAAGCTGTGGGGCCTGAAGCGCAACGCCTGCGTCGCCCTGGGCAACAACGGCGGCGACGGGTCAGCGGTGCCGGCGCTGGCGAAGGCGCTGCGTGATGAGCATCCCATCGTCAGGGGACATGCGGCGTGGGCGCTGGGGAGGCTGGGTGGGGAGGAGGAGCTGAAGGGCCGGCTGGGAGAGGAGGACGATGAGGATGTGAGGGAGGAGATTCGGAGGGCGCTGGGAGTGGGGGAAGGCTAG
- a CDS encoding DUF2203 family protein, with amino-acid sequence MRRRLFSLEEARQTLPWLETKFHEMDPIIEKLSKTEEHSELLKRKTRGNGHHNIDTEMAEIRREEEELRSQAAKVVEEINDRGIIVRDIRMGLVDFPSMSGQREIFLCWVRGEKSIDWWHGTNEGYSSRKPL; translated from the coding sequence ATGAGAAGAAGACTTTTCTCCCTGGAAGAGGCCCGCCAGACCCTACCTTGGCTGGAAACTAAGTTCCATGAGATGGACCCAATTATCGAGAAGCTGTCGAAGACTGAGGAACATTCGGAGCTGCTGAAGCGCAAGACTCGGGGAAACGGCCACCACAACATCGACACCGAGATGGCGGAGATCAGGCGGGAGGAAGAAGAGCTGAGGAGCCAGGCCGCCAAGGTCGTCGAGGAGATAAATGACAGGGGAATCATTGTCAGGGATATCAGGATGGGGCTGGTGGACTTCCCATCCATGAGCGGCCAGCGGGAGATTTTCCTATGCTGGGTGCGTGGCGAGAAAAGTATCGACTGGTGGCACGGCACCAACGAGGGTTATAGCTCGCGAAAGCCCCTTTAG
- a CDS encoding sulfite exporter TauE/SafE family protein yields MDLWLWLLVAAAGAAGQFLDVVAGMGFGALSSTLLLAGGVSPVTVVATISIAKIGSGLVSGLSHWHAGNVRRDWIWPLLLPAVVGAVAAALLVAYAPKGAIRITVPFLLLLMGLLILRRALSKNIQVPAVAGGSPDAPIPLSARLPVPFAVPRLPKTLGVSAVGLVGGVMNGLSGAFGPFTTSSLLLIKKGHPRYVVGTVNFVEFFVALAVAFTLLPQMSKIDIVLPAALVVGALITSPLGARLAKRLDARFLALLIALTLVGLNLWSIAVALT; encoded by the coding sequence ATGGACTTATGGCTCTGGCTTCTTGTGGCCGCCGCTGGCGCGGCGGGGCAGTTTCTAGATGTTGTGGCAGGCATGGGCTTCGGCGCCCTCTCCAGCACCCTCCTGCTGGCGGGCGGCGTTTCGCCGGTGACGGTTGTAGCCACTATCAGCATCGCGAAAATCGGCAGCGGCCTTGTCTCGGGACTCTCTCACTGGCACGCCGGTAACGTACGAAGGGACTGGATATGGCCACTGCTGCTGCCGGCGGTGGTGGGCGCCGTGGCGGCGGCCCTGCTGGTCGCTTACGCTCCCAAGGGCGCCATTAGAATCACAGTCCCTTTCCTGCTGCTGCTCATGGGTCTGCTGATACTCCGACGCGCCTTGAGCAAAAATATCCAAGTCCCCGCCGTCGCAGGCGGCAGTCCTGACGCTCCCATACCCCTCTCAGCCCGTTTGCCGGTTCCCTTCGCCGTGCCGCGATTGCCCAAGACCCTCGGAGTGTCTGCTGTGGGGCTGGTTGGAGGAGTGATGAACGGCTTAAGCGGAGCCTTTGGCCCCTTCACCACTTCGTCCCTGCTCCTGATAAAAAAGGGCCACCCACGCTATGTCGTCGGCACGGTGAACTTCGTGGAGTTCTTCGTCGCCCTGGCCGTCGCTTTCACTTTGCTCCCCCAGATGTCTAAAATCGACATCGTCCTGCCTGCCGCCCTGGTAGTCGGGGCGCTGATAACCAGCCCCTTGGGCGCTCGTCTCGCCAAGAGGCTGGACGCACGGTTTTTAGCCCTGCTCATCGCCCTCACGCTGGTAGGCCTAAACCTGTGGAGCATTGCTGTCGCCCTGACCTAG